The Drosophila sulfurigaster albostrigata strain 15112-1811.04 chromosome 3, ASM2355843v2, whole genome shotgun sequence genomic sequence GATGACCAGCGCCACATTCGCATCCTTGGCCGTTGAGCTCTTAAACTCGCCCGCATGTCGAAGTATTACATCACGGGTGGCctgcaaaaataattgtattgcGATTACATAATCAACAGTGGATTCGGTGGAGCATTTTACTCACATCTAGGCTCTCCTCGTTCAGGATGATGATGTCCATGGAGTGCGTAATCAGTTTACACGAATACCCGATGTTTATCGCCGTCTCCTGTTTGTCTCCGGTCAACACCCAGATGTAAATGCCCGCCTCGAGCAATGCTTGAATGGTCTCGGGCACACCATCTTGCAGTCGATCCTCAATGGCAGTTGCGCCGAGTAGACGTAAATTAATCTCAATGAGATTGGCCGCATCGTCAAGCTTGCGCTCACGTTGTTGCAGTGATGTCGCCGCCTTGTGGTACGTTTGATTCCATTCCTCGTACACCTCTGGATCGATGTCGGCCACTGCGAGGCACAGCGTACGCAAACCTTCGGAAGCGAACTCTTCTAAATGCTGCAATGTCGCATCGCGATACGCCTGATTCCGCGATGATAAGCGCTCATATATAACCGAATCGGCGCCCTTCATGAATAGCTTTATATTGCCTTCCGGTGTGCGTACAATAACCGACATTCGCTTGCGTGTCGACGTGAATTCCAGCACGTTCAAGACCTGGAAGCGCTTGCGCTCCCCCAGAGCATTGATCTCCACATACTCCGGTGTGCGTGTATCAAAGATGTAACCGAATTGCCTGGCTCCATCGACCAAGGCACGCTCATCCGGACTGGCGGCATGATAGACAATAGTGCCATCGTCCTTCTTCTCGGGTATGACGGTATGGCAGACGGACAGCAATACAAGGAACTCCTCAATGTCACTGGATGTCTCATGGCGCCGCAGTATATTCTGTACCAGTTCCGATTCCTCCAGAGTGCGTTCCGGCTTGTAAATGTGCCTGGCAATCGAGCACTTCTTGAACACCATCACATTGCGCGTCAGAGTCCCTGTTTTATCCGAGAAGACATACTTGATCAATCCGAGCTCCTCGTTTAAATTCGAGGTGCGAGCACTGGCTGGCATATTGGACTCCTCGTGATACATCTCAATGTCGTAGTTGATGAATATCGCCTGCAGGAATCGTACCAGCTCCAAGGTGACTTGAAGTGATATTGGTATCAGGTTGTTGTACAGAATAAAGAAGGTCAGCAGATTGTAGCCAAGATTCATGCTCTTGAAATCACCGATACCCAAATACCAATCCGTTGCGGAATGTCTTTGTGTCCAAAACAAGTTGCACAGCCCGCTTGTGATGCAGAGCGAGATCAGAATCATGAAGAGCATCAGAATTTGCGTGTTCGTCAGCTTATCGACTGTGGATCGCTTCAAAGGCGCTGACGTCGAATTCTTCATCAGCTTCGTTTCATGTCCCGTATAGATGACAAGTCCAAAAATCCATGCGGTATTCCGCAACATTGCACCACGCTGTAGCACTTGATCATTGCCAAGAGCCACAGATCTGCAAATgtgaataatttcattaatatcttagtaattaaatcaatcattaaaatatgtacttaCGGCTTGCCAAACTCCTTGAGAACGCCATTAAACTCATACAACTGCCGATTTGGCAGTTCGCACTCTATCCGACCCTGTAATTGCATCAAGTCTTTTGTTTCCAGTAATTTGGCTGTGGATGGCACACCTTGCCTTATCTTTAGGTTTGTCTCTCCATCCAAATTTGCCGTTTCAATGAAGCACATCGCCTGCGGCTCACTAAAAATAAGTTTAGCATTAGTATATCGACTAAAAGGAATACTCAAGGAACTTACCTGGAGGATAATAGCACTAAATCGGCAGGAAAAAATGTATCGATGGTCACCTTTATAATGTCGCCAACTGACAACTCGGACCACCGCACAGTGGTCCACGTACCATTTTCTAGCCTTTCTATTAATCGATGATTGATCTCATTGTCTGCACGATGTCGTTTCTATAAATGCAAtggataaataataataatattacacAACACAAAGTGCCAAAGAAACTTTCAAACATTCCGTAAGTTTAACCCGTAATCTATGTAATATTTAAGGAGTCTCAAACTTGTCTATtgttaattatgttattattaattattgttattatgtgaaaattggaaaataaattatatttatgaagtCTATAAAGTGTCTTTTAAAAATGAGTTTGTTTCTAGATATGAGAGATTTGGAAGCAAAACAGATTTGGTTAAACTTAGTTTCCATTTCAAGTCTTATTTAAAACTTGGATGTCACACCctcaaacaacaagaaatgtTTTTGAAGTATAATTTGCAACACGCTATACACTCACAGCTCTAAATATACCTGGTAATTTTCGTatcgatcagataaaaaacaTGAAGTTTGCAAGCCTTTTGTAGTTTGTAtgcacaaaaatgttttaaaaattacgACGCGTGGGACTCAAGGTCTCGCTTCACTGTGATTGTTTTACTTACAATATCCTCAATGATTTCCTTAATGGCGCTAACGGAGAGTATAAAGATGAGTGGGACCAGTGTTGTGTAGCGACCCGTTGGCGAAACATCCGGAATTTGTTGTAGTAATGCAATAAGTAAGAAAAAACAATTGGAATATCGTCTAAATTGCTCAAAGAGGAACGACGGTAAAAAGCTGACAACACTGTGGAATTGAGATTAAGAAGAACAATGAGAATATAAGTGAATAAGTGAATAAAGAAGCGCATTTATTAATCAATTACGACGTGTGGATGTCTCTTATCTTATCGAAGCGTGCAAACATTAGTCTCACTCTGAGCAGATCAAACAAATGATAAAAAGACAACCGCAGTCACAATCATACAAATTAACTGAAATTTGTGTACTACTCACCTATATTTCGCCGTAGATATTCgattattacaataatttatcGGCTGTGGCCCGTTCAGTGCGATGATGCGCTTTTCTCCCTCCTCTACATCGGAACCGAACGGAACGGGCTCATCATCATCTAAAAATGATAACGAAATGATAAAACAGCTGTCAAAAAATGTACGCATATCTAGGAAAATTACACCTAGTTTATAAGCAAATGCTCCCGTTTATCCtagatttttattatatgaGAAGTTAGTATAAATCATCGTTTTCCCAGGTGGACTGAAAGAAATTCATTGCAATGGGATTACCCAAGGCGTATTTTTGTGCGAATTTTTTAATACTGAACCCGCGACGCTCATCAAACTTATCGCTGGATATATGCGACTCGTCAAAATCCAAGCGACATATTTGCTTAAACACAATGAATATATAGCGGTGAGTGTCCGTCCCTGCTGGAGGACGGCTACCAATATAGGCAACAAGTTGCTCGCCGTGCACAATATCAGACCCGGGTATATTGCCCACTAGCCAGTGGATCCACTCCCGATACAATGGTGTAGCCCGACTCGGGGCATCCGGATCAACCATGGCCAATGTATACAACTTATTCGACTCGGCCATCCATCGGACAATTGGCACGTTACGCACCGTCCATGGCGTCAAATGACATCCCGGTTCGACCTTGATGTTACAGGGATACAGCACATTGATAACCAGGGCTGGCAGACACGCCACCACATCTGGCAGTACTTGATGCTCTCTTATCAATTGGGCCAAATGCTTGACCTCGTCTCTAGCAACACAGCTAACATGCATTGCGTTCActataaattttgattaaacaGTCTTGAGTTTTTTCAAAGATTACTTTGGTTTAAAGCAGGTAATAAAATGAGTAAACTTTCTCAGCACTTTTTGTAGGAAAACTATTCAGCTTCACTTGCTACATTTTTTGATGTTGGTGGTTTTGGTTTGACTGAGCGATATTCTTTTGAAGAGTTCTTTGATTCCTTGTTTTAACATCGAATTAAAGCGCCATATAACAGGGAATCTTTTGGCATCACTTAGTTTGATGGTTTCAGGACAGTTTGTGCATTGCGTTGATAGTTTTGTGAATCAGTAAGTACAATAAACACTTATAAATCTTTGCTCAAGATCTGTCCCTCTTTCGTAAATAACTTTTATGGATTCTGATTTATAATAACGTTtgtaatgtattttatatgatGCATATGAAAGCTTAAAGTTACACTTTGATTCCGccttatattaatttttaggGGTGTGGTATCTTTATTCTTTGAGAACTTTAAACGTATCGAAAAGTTTCTCTGCAACTTACGACTCCACAGTATGCGCAGCGCCTTGTAGACATTACGAAAGGTCATTCTGCTCCAGCGTTGATATTGCCTTGCGGACAATCTGCGGCGTCTGTGCAAGCGATTGCGACGCTGGGGCGCACTCAAACTTCTATTGGAGTTGCCAATATCGCTAATTAGTTCCGTGGCGGCGGTCGCAATCGACTCCCGATCCAACTCGTCTTCGCAGTCCTCCTCAATCCCAGAGCCAACAGTCTGAAAAGCAATGCTCTCCCCAACAGGACGTGGTTTGCCTATGCCCTCCAGGTTGCTTGGATTGCAGCAGCTGGTGCGAGTATTACGACTGGA encodes the following:
- the LOC133846330 gene encoding probable phospholipid-transporting ATPase IA isoform X9, which gives rise to MTFRNVYKALRILWSHDDEPVPFGSDVEEGEKRIIALNGPQPINYCNNRISTAKYSVVSFLPSFLFEQFRRYSNCFFLLIALLQQIPDVSPTGRYTTLVPLIFILSVSAIKEIIEDIKRHRADNEINHRLIERLENGTWTTVRWSELSVGDIIKVTIDTFFPADLVLLSSSEPQAMCFIETANLDGETNLKIRQGVPSTAKLLETKDLMQLQGRIECELPNRQLYEFNGVLKEFGKPSVALGNDQVLQRGAMLRNTAWIFGLVIYTGHETKLMKNSTSAPLKRSTVDKLTNTQILMLFMILISLCITSGLCNLFWTQRHSATDWYLGIGDFKSMNLGYNLLTFFILYNNLIPISLQVTLELVRFLQAIFINYDIEMYHEESNMPASARTSNLNEELGLIKYVFSDKTGTLTRNVMVFKKCSIARHIYKPERTLEESELVQNILRRHETSSDIEEFLVLLSVCHTVIPEKKDDGTIVYHAASPDERALVDGARQFGYIFDTRTPEYVEINALGERKRFQVLNVLEFTSTRKRMSVIVRTPEGNIKLFMKGADSVIYERLSSRNQAYRDATLQHLEEFASEGLRTLCLAVADIDPEVYEEWNQTYHKAATSLQQRERKLDDAANLIEINLRLLGATAIEDRLQDGVPETIQALLEAGIYIWVLTGDKQETAINIGYSCKLITHSMDIIILNEESLDATRDVILRHAGEFKSSTAKDANVALVIDGKTLKYALTCDLRGEFQELCIICRVVICCRVSPMQKAEVVEMVTQSTKAVTLAIGDGANDVAMIQKASVGIGISGQEGLQAACASDYSIAQFRFLRRLLLVHGAWNYARISKLILYSFYKNVCLYVIELWFAVYSGWSGQILFERWTIGLYNVLFTAMPPFAIGLFEKFCTAETMLKYPLLYKPSQNAKLFNVKVFWIWIFNALLHSVFLFWLPMAAFKDEAIWSDGKTSDYLLLGNMVYTYVIVTVCLKAGLITSSWTWLTHAAIWGSIVLWFTFVLVYSHFWPTLKFASNFAGMDIQLLSTPVFWLGLFLVPIASLLIDVICKLVHNTVFKTLTDAVRESEIQSHDPSQVMEESRSSLESGFGQPSRSNHKLVDRKPIGGSKTSSPFKDADAPHRQLRIENLDFEEEIRDQQHYRRRQRWRAGAQDDSVGSEILHM